A portion of the Melitaea cinxia chromosome 1, ilMelCinx1.1, whole genome shotgun sequence genome contains these proteins:
- the LOC123656673 gene encoding sphingomyelin phosphodiesterase: MRFFFICSARKPVKCYWHNQQVHYVPAISDSLNEELIVYKLLRLSFSQFFVMIIRIPWRLPLVIAISIAMTSGNPLFLQRQSRRNIKPVIKWRPPMDTWNWTETPRNDELFFTPLNFTHKLPPSANETELIAHMAALKRNYSRLLWDSDKSSNLPLFVDKALKLLNLKQVYYEVEHSVMSKVSCTACKAGAGLLQHYMRLGKSKEEINKMIYQFCVSLNIQSARVCEGITRLFGSEVVYVLKRITIGPDEICSFVIGDACGDVYNPYHEWEVAFPPVPKPAVRALDAPIEKAPSFKVLQISDTHFDPYYAEGANAECNEPLCCRASSGPALTPGGGAGRWGDYRKCDTPKRTIDHMLKHIADTHTDIDYILWTGDLPPHDVWNQTKEENLKVLQETVAQMSDMFPGVPIFPALGNHESSPVNSFPPPYISSPDSNIAWLYNELDAQWRRWLPAGVSHTVRRGAFYSVLVRPGFRIISLNMNYCNNKNWWLLLNSTDPATELQWFIYELQSAEFNGEKVHIIGHIPPGHSDCLKVWSRNYYAIINRYESTITAQFFGHTHFDEFEVFYDPNDLGRATSIAYVGPSVSPYYDLNLGYRIYYVDGDHDATTRLVVDHETWIMNLKEANLFGYPIWYKLYSARSAYMMPSLRPQDWDKFIDDMTSKEDVFNLYHKHYWKNSPRRGSCDGECRKRLICDARSGRSHDRRALCGHIEARIDGASPTPQTWRAWLYNGLSVSVSMLMQIPQVAYQIPKFVMGLG, encoded by the exons atgcgatttttttttatttgttctgcACGAAAACCAGTGAAATGTTATTGGCATAATCAGCAAGTTCACTACGTCCCTGCGATTTCGGACAGCCTTAATGAGGAgttaattgtttataaattgttaag ATTATCTTTTTCACAGTTTTTCGTTATGATCATAAGAATACCATGGCGTTTACCTTTAGTAATCGCCATTTCAATTGCTATGACATCAG GTAATCCCTTATTCTTGCAAAGACAATCAAGAAGAAATATTAAGCCTGTCATAAAATGGAGACCGCCAATGGATACTTGGAATTGGACTGAAACACCTCGTAATGATGAACTATTCTTCACGCCATTAAACTTCACTCACAAGCTACCCCCATCTGCCAACGAAACTGAACTAATAGCCCATATGGCAGCTTTAAAACGCAATTACTCCCGACTCCTATGGGATAGTGACAAAAGTTCAAATTTACCCCTCTTCGTAGATAAAgctttaaaattgttaaatttaaaacaagtaTACTATGAAGTCGAACATTCCGTTATGTCTAAAGTATCTTGTACGGCATGCAAAGCGGGCGCTGGCTTATTACAACATTACATGCGACTCGGAAAGAGcaaagaagaaataaataaaatgatatatcagTTTTGCGTGTCATTAAATATCCAATCTGCAAGAGTTTGTGAAGGAATCACAAGACTTTTTGGG agtGAAGTAGTTTACGTTCTCAAAAGAATTACCATCGGTCCTGACGAAATATGTAGTTTTGTTATTGGAGATGCTTGTGGCGACGTCTATAATCCTTACCATGAATGGGAAGTGGCCTTTCCTCCAGTACCGAAGCCAGCCGTACGTGCTCTGGATGCACCTATTGAAAAGGCTCCATCGTTTAAAGTTCTGCAAATATCTGATACTCATTTTGATCCTTACTATGCAGaag gGGCAAACGCTGAATGCAACGAGCCTCTTTGTTGTCGTGCGTCTAGTGGTCCTGCGTTGACTCCAGGAGGTGGTGCCGGACGATGGGGAGACTACCGCAAGTGTGATACGCCTAAACGGACCATAGATCATATGTTGAAACACATCGCTGACACACATACT GACATAGACTACATTCTATGGACCGGAGATTTGCCACCTCACGATGTCTGGAACCAAACAAAGGAAGAAAATCTTAAGGTTCTTCAAGAAACTGTGGCTCAAATGTCCGATATGTtcccgggtgtaccgatttttccTGCTCTCGGTAACCACGAATCTTCGCCAGTAAATAG tttCCCGCCGCCATACATCTCATCACCGGACTCAAATATAGCGTGGCTGTACAATGAGTTGGATGCACAGTGGCGCCGCTGGCTGCCCGCCGGCGTGTCGCACACCGTGCGTCGCGGTGCCTTCTACTCCGTGCTCGTGCGGCCTGGTTTCCGCATCATATCTCTTAATATGAACTATTGCAATAACAAAAACTG gtGGCTATTACTAAATAGTACAGATCCAGCAACAGAATTGCAGTGGTTTATTTATGAGCTTCAATCGGCTGAATTTAATGGCGAAAAAGTTCACATAATTGGTCATATTCCACCTGGACATTCCGATTGTCTTAAAGTGTGGAGTAGGAATTATTATGCGATCATCAATCGGTATGAGTCAACTATAACCGCTCAGTTCTTCGGTCACACGCATTTCGACGAATTTGAAGTGTTTTATGACCCAAATGATCTAG GTAGAGCAACAAGTATAGCATACGTGGGGCCCTCCGTGTCACCTTACTATGATTTAAATTTAGGATATAGAATATACTATGTCGATGGAGACCACGATGCTACTACTCGA TTAGTAGTTGACCACGAAACATGGATAATGAACTTGAAAGAAGCAAACCTATTCGGGTATCCTATTTGGTATAAATTGTATTCGGCGCGGTCTGCTTACATGATGCCATCTCTTCGTCCACAGGACTGGGACAAGTTTATAGATGATATGACTTCTAAAGAAGACGTCTTTAATTTATATCACAA ACACTACTGGAAGAACAGTCCGCGGCGCGGCAGCTGCGACGGCGAGTGTCGCAAGCGGCTGATATGCGACGCGCGCTCGGGCCGCTCGCACGACCGGCGCGCGCTGTGCGGCCACATCGAGGCGCGCATCGACGGCGCCTCGCCCACGCCGCAGACCTGGCGCGCGTGGCTCTACAATGGCCTGTCCGTCTC GGTGTCAATGTTGATGCAAATACCGCAAGTTGCTTATCAAATACCAAAGTTTGTTATGGGTCTCGGCTGA